TGTGTTCAGCGGGGGAAAACGTTACAGCGGCGTAGCAATAGCATCCATTGAAGAACCGGTGGACGTTTCATGTGGATTTGACGATGGCGGTCCCGCCGATACGGACCGGCTGATCCGATGCTCCATCGGCGGTATCAGCGTCATTAATCTCTATGTTCCCCAGGGGCGGGACCGGGATGATCCCTATTTCCAGTACAAGCTCGAGTGGTTCCGGCGACTGAGGGTCCTTCTGGAAACGAATTACTCACCGATAAGGCCGCTGGTCTGCTGTGGTGATATGAACGTGGCCCGGGAGGAGATCGATGTCCACGATCCGAAACGGCTGCTGGGACATGTGGATTTCAACCCTGAGGTATGGGAGTCCTTTGATCATCTGACCTCCTGGGGTTTGATCGACGTGTTCAGAAAGCACCATCCCGGCGAAGGAGGGCAGTTCGCCTTTTTCGATTACCGCGTCCCCTCGTCGGTCGACCGGGGCCTGGGGTGGCGCGTCGACCACATCCTTGCGACGCCTGACCTGGCCGAACGCTCTCTTTTGTCATACATTGACCTCGGACCGAGACGGGCGGACAAACCCTCCGACCACACGGTCATGGTGGCCGAGTTTGCCGGGTGAGGACTGAAGGAACGGCGATTGTACGGAATGCCGGGGAGGGAATGTCATGAAGAAAAAACAGGTTGTCGGTCTCGCCCTGGGAAGCGGATCGGCCCGGGGGTGGTCCCATATCGGCATCATCAGGGCCCTTGGTGAAAGGGGTATCGTGCCCGATATCGTCTGCGGCTGCTCGGCCGGTGCCGTCATCGGCGGGGCCTATGCCGCCGGGTACCTTGATGACCTTGAAGAATGGGGGAGAAGCCTGGCCCTGAAAGACGTGGTCAGTTTTTTTGATATCAGCGTCATGAGCGGAGGGGTCATCGCCGGTAAACGGCTGATGGATTTCCTCGGCGGTCACATGGGTGACCCGCGGATTGAAGCTCTCCCCGTGCGCTTTGCCG
The nucleotide sequence above comes from Deltaproteobacteria bacterium. Encoded proteins:
- the xth gene encoding exodeoxyribonuclease III yields the protein MTPKKTITIATFNVNSIRSRMHIVVPWLRENRPDILCMQETKVENDKFPAGEFENIGYHIVFSGGKRYSGVAIASIEEPVDVSCGFDDGGPADTDRLIRCSIGGISVINLYVPQGRDRDDPYFQYKLEWFRRLRVLLETNYSPIRPLVCCGDMNVAREEIDVHDPKRLLGHVDFNPEVWESFDHLTSWGLIDVFRKHHPGEGGQFAFFDYRVPSSVDRGLGWRVDHILATPDLAERSLLSYIDLGPRRADKPSDHTVMVAEFAG